The genomic DNA tattttgtttccctttcctttcttcttgtactgagagtcttgtagggcttctccgccctcggtagttaccgaaaaggagtgttttcatagtggagggtgcgtgtgtggtgtggatccttggactagtcacctcttgtgaggtggataccaagtaaaccaaccgtgttagcgttgttgtatttgtttctgtatttttcgctgcgcattcttgaagaaacaagcaacgccgagcaccgagcgaacgcgacgagctattcaccccccctctaactacttttggtcctaacaaagagacatccaatggctatagaggtttgagatacaaacctaaagttaaaaagaatgtgacttcctttcatagggttccatatagctatgggattaaccctaggtgtaaaggtcaagtcaaggatactagggaaggaatccctaaaggttcttttggcatgaccaatgtgactaagacttctaagaagtctaacaaagtcacaaagaaggttacaagggaagttatccctaggagtgacctagtagaggtgaccaaggcttctaagaagcctagaaaggtccttaggaaggtatctagggaagtcatctctagtgagtacctagagcatccaaggagtaccaataggttttgggttcctaggagcatattctctacaccctagatgagtttagagagtgtcaactccaatgggaaaggtagttaacccaaccttggtaaagttgacacttgagagcattttcaaggttattattaacctttggaaatgaaaaagattattagtgttactctttgaaagagtaaaatatgtcaaaatttgagtagttgaatctaatttaaattgacacacttgagagaaacaaaagtaatgccaaatttagAATTCGAGATTTTCttatagaattaaggaaaatgtaaatcttaatccaaattgtcactcttggaaagagtaacatgtgtcaaatcttaaggaattatgtttgaattaaattggcacaatttagataatcatatgaactaccaagttgggagtttGATATGTTCTTAGGGAGTCAAGGGCAAATCTGGGCTTAAAATGTAAGATGATTACTCCTTTGGAAGgataaatgtgccaaaatttgacgaatgtgcttaattttaattggtataaataaatcaagagattaaagaaatgccaagttggggtttgacactttcttgatgaaattgggctaTCTAGGATTCaattttaagattagctaaggtttaaggacacttagataggtaatctaggtattttatttacgctaatttgccatgattgattgcttatcacatgtcatgacatcatgtgttgcattcatttttagtatgaaaaacacaaaaatatcatgtcatgtcatacatacatcatgtagctatagcatacttttcttttgaaaattgcttattttgatgtatgctattaatcatcatgcatcatgtcaattTCCTTGCtcttaaggacaaatgacatctatTATGAATGGTAAATATTCCAACAAGTAGGAGTATACctagtgacatcctaggtggatgatcagaagtctcataatgcctagatagatatgcatgatccattAGTGTAAGGCAAAaccaaatttacatctcacaaagaatcataaggtgacttgtatgtgttttagtacacattagatacaagtgagatgttataatggtgaacaaaactcaagatgttaatttagtgcatcttgttgagttttaggttcatcaaaacacataattatgtattttccaatcattgggaaagctaatgtacaagtcatgtgcattgagcccaaagaacatggttggatattggtttttaaaatgttttaaaatgcttttgaaaaccttggcgaagactatcttttgatagtattcatcattgaaaagttagacacaaactaggagaaaacattgaaattttcaagagttttcaaatttgtgtcactctttgaaaataggaagtattttcataaaaaatgatttttccttgatagagtataccctaaagagtatctacatgaattttcataatttttttaattttgtagaattttttgggAGTTTCTAAATTTCGCTGAAACTAAATTTcagaaaatcagaaactcaatcgatcagtcgatcgattgggatgattttaatcgatcagtcgatcgattgggaagccaattctcGTGAACAGAgggtcagtggatcgatcagccgatcgattgacccaggctggatcgatcagtcgatcgattcaaagggAATTTCTACAAGCAGAAGCTTGCGaaatcaatcaatggatcgattgaagtagcttcaatcgattgagtcccaacttcaatcgattgagaagtctgattttggcctgaaaagtctgatttcagcactttaagccacttcaagtttcaataatcattcctaaccctttggaatacacttgtatacatttagggggagttttcatgatgaaagtaagtatggattggttaaggtagacttaggtgaagtttatgttggggtttagtttcattattgaattttgaacctcaaaacttcaagttttggttttcctaattgtttaggaaccccaagtcattgttggtgcaatgacagaagtgtgaccatgtttttagggggcaTTACTtattgaatgcatgaaaatttactttcaagAACCTTGGAAGAGGGTTAAACTTTCGTGAtagataatactcagggtcgagtattggagaATAATGGAatattggttatcttcattgcaaggatgataaatgctctcggatgagcattgtgaagaagattactgctcaagggggagcattgaatacaatgaatgagagtttcattaggaagttgatgcatgctctaggatgagaatcgtgaagtgaagtagagcttaagggggagcttaggcgGCAATGaatcattgtggggttgttaacaacatatgaggttgtcaacaacgtagagttaactcttatggagaagagtttgttttcagtttttgatgtgtgacaaagggggagaatggaaggttaagttaggccttcatcccaagcagggggagtttgccctctatgaaagggagagaatgaaggaaaccttcatttatgccttgtcatgaagaggttaaggctatggaatttagccttggtataaagaagaggttaagactatgggatttagccttgtgataaagaagaggttaaggctatgggatttagccttggtataaagaatttaaataagtaattttttaaaataactgcttgtttagataaaaaattaactacaatagaaaatgaaaataaattgctccttgaggaaaaccaaaacctcaaggaacaaatcacaaattctaatccaactcaagacctaacacttgaggaggaaaatttaacactaaaatcagaaaataataaattaaaaagtcttttagaaaaatttacaacaagatctaaaaatttaaatcttattttaaataatcaaaaagcaatctacaataaaatcggacttggctacaagtcaagttcaaataaaatatttaaatcactagtaacccaacataaacaacaaaataaatcTTGGATTCTGAAAGCGTACTTAACCACATAAGTAGAagttaatcaatattacatactcaaagataaaatatactatgtaaaatctgataaatcaaatcaaaaaccaaaacataaacctagaacgacaaaatcaaaatcaaaatattttagaacccatcaaaaatcagattatcatcaagttaaatataattataaaagtaacagacataaacctagaactaaaacttaaaaatacagGCCAATAATTCAGAGGGAGACTCTGGAATAGCTGACacatccaaaactaacatacccgacaaggtaattagaattagaataaaaagggacaaagtttaacttgacctacggtgttggtgaagttttgaatgatagtacgttagggaagtttagtctatgcatttctaggaaaatatggctttgacctggtgcatttggtaaAGTGGAACTATCTGAAGTTACCCCTTACAgattctaactagttagaccaaagttttgtattaagtttagtggataagactatttggaaaacctcgaaggtatggttactctaatgatgtccaagtgactcaccataacccagaaatttatccaaagaatgtctgtttgttgaacccaaagctaaatctgaatctaacacaaagttaaaccaaatcctaaaactgaacctaatttgTGTGCTCATAAATTGTAGGATTTCATAAAATTGTAGGATTTCTtagttgaaaatttagatcgggtgaaatgactaaggactaaaaattcaaaatttaattaaaattaaaattaattaaatcaaaattaaattaaattaaaattaaattaaattaaactaaaattgtattaaattaaattaaaataaatcaaaattaaaattagaattaaaataaaaataaaattaaaattaaaatcaaaataaactaaaattcaaattaaattaaaaaacattataatttaaaaatcatttaaaaaaattactttaaattaaaaaattttattttaaatttattttaacttaaaaattatttttgaaaatcattttaatttttttaaaaaaaatatttaaaaatcttcttaaaaattactttaaaaatcatttaaaaaatatttttaaattatttaaaaattttaaaatatttttaaagtacttataaaaatcaatttaaaaattatttaaaaatctttttaaaaattcttttaaaaatcattttataaatccttttaaaaattatttgaaaatcattttaaaattatataaaaatattttaatttttttttaaaaaattatttaaaaatccttttaaaaattattttaaaaatcattttaaaaattattttaaaaacatttttaaaatatttttaaaaatccttttaaaatttatttaaaaatcttttgaaaaatccttttaaaaattatttaaaaatattttttaaaaattattttaaaatgtattttaaaaaatccttttaaaaaatattttaaaataattttaaaatttgttttaaaaattatgaaaaaaccttttaaattattgaaaactcattttaaaatcttataaaaattatttaaaatttattttaaataactattttaaaatccttacaaaaatatttaaaataaaatctattttaaaaattattttggaaattaactcaaaattttattttaaaaatttattttaaattaacttaaaaatttattttaaaaaaataacttaaaaatttatttaaaaaaataacttataaatttatttttaaaattaacttaaaaatttattaaaaactattttaacttaaaaaattattttaaaaatcgttttaacttaaaaatttgtttaaacaattattttaacttaaaaagcaTTTCAAGTAAACTTAatgttaaactaaatctaaatcctaatgaaattattaacttaaaattctaaactgaattaaataattaataagtaaataattgaAGTAAAAACTTCAAAAATTAGTTGTACTCTAAATTAGACATGACCTTAAAacttaaccttaatttaactcaatcaatCTTAATTTTAACGTTAGTCAAAATCTTAACTTCACTGTAAtcaaatcataatttatcatcattaacgattgattcaaattgaacctTAGTAAATTAATACTAATTATAAacttagctaatcctaattaAACGTAACTTATGTTACTTAATCAAAACTAAAAGATTAAgtaaatgaaaaacaaaatataaagTATAACTATTATTTTTAATCCATTGATATTAAgtcaattaatacgaaatttaataagtcaagtaaaataaaagttaatcaataaattattgataatgattaactattattaagTTTGTAGCAAATTACTTATTACTTATTATTGGGAATAattgattattgattaatttCAATAATCTTATTTTTATCAAACAATTATACtaagtatatatataaatatttatgtaaataatatactCGATAAACATGAGTGTTACTAACACTGACACTTAGGTAGAAAACTATGTTAACTTAAGGGAAGAGATAAATTAAGGAGGAGTAATAAATTCAGAGGAATATCAAATTTAGAgagagaatatttttttttttaaaaaaaaaattatctcctAAAGTTTATTTCAATTTCTTATATTGCTTTTCTAAAATCCTaccccaatttttttttaaaaaatatactttaaatatttttctagtaaatattttcaaaagttttattttaaaattatgtaaGGTTCAAGGGAGGATTAATTGCTCTTATACTTATTTtcccttaattaaaaatattttgaaattagtttttgaaaaatatttccttaaaaatattttaaatctatttaaaaaatctgacttatttttgcaaatctaatttgataaacctatatttgaaaactagtttttgaaaaattttcaatgTTTTCTAATTTAGATTCCCCCGAGTCAATCTGATTTTAATTCAATTTCTCGATTGCATTTTCTTTTACTTCCTTATTTTTTCTATATTgtgtttgatgaatgtcaaagggagagggttaggtggtttaagttagtttaaacaacaaaaaataccaaatataagactaacttaaaaaccttatAAAATGCATGTTACTTAAAAACCTTAtaaaatatcaaattatttctcaacaaatgttttaaattttataaataccgATAAGACATCATATTTTTTCTTGAGAGGATAAATCCAAGTATAGCGGCTATAATCATCCACAAAATATACAAAATACACAAAATAACGACATCCATTAGAGAAGAAAATGGGTGATGGACCCCAAACATCTGAATGTATTAATTCTAAAGGACTTGTAGTTCGAGATTGCGAATTTGGAAATGGTTCTTTGTGAGCTTTCTCATATTGACAAGCATCACAAAAAGCAACTATCTTATTTCCTGAGATAGGTAACTGGAAAGTAGAGATAATATGATACTACTACTGAAGACGAATGTCCAAGTTGATGGTGCCATGTAGTAATTGAGGAGCGCTCTCCAAGAAAAGTAGCTCGTTTGGTGTTGAATTCCTTAGATCGATTTAGTAGATACAAGCCCCCATCAAGTGTTCCGCGAAGAAGTTCCTTCTTCGTGACCCGATCCTTAACAACACAGAATGTCGGATGAAATTCAAAAAAGGCGTTATTATCGGTCGTAAAGTGGACAACACTTAAAAGATTTTTGGTTATAGTAGGCACATGCAATATATTATGCAAGTGTAGTGACTTATCGGTACTCTTAACAATAGAATGACCAATATTGTAGATTGGGAGATTATTATCATTTTCGACCATACTTTTTTCCATACCTTAGCATGGAGAGTGTTGATGGAGATTGTCCAATTCAGCAGTAAGGTGATCAGTAGCACCCGAATCTGGATACCATGTAGGATCAACAATAGTAGATGGTGTAGCAACCATTGCAATTGGATTGTTAGTGGAGCCGTAGTTGTGATCAAATCAACGTTGGCAGGAGACAGCAGAATGTCCTATACCATTACAAATTTGGCACGAGAGATTCGATCGATAATTAGTTGCAATATGAACAAACAACCCACATAATTGGCATTTGGGTCATTGATTTCCGTTGCGTCCTTTATTATTCCAACCACCGCGAGAATTAGATGTTGGGTTAACGGACCTTGATGGGTTGTAGAATGAAGAGGGTCTGCTTGGGCCATATGAAGAAGGCCCACTTCTAGAAGCATCGGCGTTGGATGGTCCTCCTATAGAAGAGAAACTCTGGATAGTTccagaaggagaagaagaagtccTACCATGGCCAGAAAAGGGATGACGATGCATGCAGCCAAAGGTGCCTATCGCGATGTTGGCCGTTGGTGCCGAATTGAAGTCCTTCTGGTGGAGTTTCTCAAGATGGTATTCATGGGTTAACAAAAGCCTAGTAAGATCATCAATACCCACCATATCTGACCTCGTTGTGATTGACACAATTAAATTTTCATACTCAGGGCCCAAGCCATCGAGAATATAGAGGATGAGGTTTGATTCAGGAACTCTTTGATCCACAACCGCAAGGTTATCTGATATCGACTTCATATGTTGCAGGTAATTTGTGATGGAAGTTTCTCCTTTTCTAACAGTTTGAAGTTGCAGACGGAGCTGCATTACTTGTGCCTTCGATTGGGAGGAGAACATTTTCTCTAGGGAGAGCCAAAGACTCTGTGATGAGGTGCACGAAACCCCGACAACCTATATGACTAGATGGTTTCAGAAAGAGTGGAGAGAAACCAACTAAGGAGACGCTAATCTTGTTGCTCCCAAACGAGATAATCAGGATTGACAACACTGATCGAATCTCCATATTCATTGGTAGAAGAAACTATTTCAGGAGGGATTATTACATCTTCACTTATATATTGAAATAATCCATGTCCTTTTAATACGGGCAAAACTTGAGACCTCCAAATTATATGAGTTTGATTGTCACTGGATGTGTAAACGAAGACATGATGTAGTCGAAACTAGGAGAAGATGCGCCATAGCAAATTCTGGGAGCTCTCCCTTTGCAGTGGACGAATACCAAGTTAAAGTTAAAGAAAAACAATGATTGAGTAGAAGAACTTCGTAGGATTTTCACTATATCAATTGCGTAGGTTACAACCTCTATTTATACCCAAGGCTATGTTAATTGAGTATTTAGTAAACTATGCTAAAATTAGAGAATAATCACATATTTATGGAATCACAATcaaatattaatgcttgactGATTTTGTGGAGCTGATGTGCCTGATCTAATTGCGATTGTGGTTGATTTTGGAGCATTGAAGTATTATCTCTAACATAATTCTCCTGATCTGATTGTGATCGTTATTAATCTTGGAGCATTTAATTATTATGTTTGTGTCtaacaagaggaagaaaaaatcAAACCTTCCAACTAccgaaaaaataattttactaataaatctatttttaaaaaatgaaaggggaagaagagaaaAATGATTCTTCAATTGATTTTGCGACTTATGATCCGAATATGAGGGATTATATtgagttaatttactattttatataatattttttttctaaaattatgggCCCCTAAGAAAATAAGCCTGAGCCGGATGACTCTTTTATCTCTTAATGAACACGGCCCTGCCCTACGATTTGGTGTGGGAGGCAAGATGCATTTCCTAAAAAATCATGATTCAATTTTCATGTAGGGTACATCTATAATTTTTGAACTACTGGTGAAACTAGTGCACCACGTCAGGAGTCATagttttttttagatttatttgatgggTGAAATGTGAGATTGGACCGTCTATCCCTAGATTAATCAGGTTGTAAGATCTAGATACATGATATAAAAAAGTTAAGGGCTGTAGTGTTTCAAAAACTTGTGACTATGAGCAATCTACCAAGACTAAGTTACGTTTTCCTATTTACCCTTAATAATCGGTGGAAGACTTTTGTGAGACCATAGTACTCATTAGTACGAACGTAAAAGCTGAATacttatattattaaaaaaaatctagtgagATGAAAAATCTATGACATTTTGTTGTTGAACAAGAAAGTACTCACACTCTTGAATTTAACACTCATGAATTTATGCAATATACGAAGCAAGGGGAAAGTCGTATGCCTCTGGGACTAAGTTGAACAATAcctaaatacaaaaaaaaagtgCAAGGGCTCTAATGGCCTTACCGATATGGTAAATGGAAAGAATTTTGATAGTCTATCAAATATCTTTGACATGTACAAATTATATTCTAAATTTCTTCAGTAAACGAATTAAGGAGTAAAGACGAAGTCCAAATGCCTGAATTAGTGATGGGCCCGATAACTCTAACTAAGTCATAATTTGAGATCGTGTTAGTCCAAGTCCAACATGAGCTAGCTTGAGCACATCTAAAACATTCTTAGTTAAGAAAGTAAGTCAATCTCTTACTATTAAAATGTTACAAATATCAATAAAAAAACTACGAATTTTTTTAATGCATTGgtaattatgttttcaaaatttttggttAACTTATATTtaagaataataaaaatatataataagatCTATATTGACTGTTGTTTGTCCGAGATGTAGAAGTATAGATCCCCTAGTCGTTTATCCTGGGTCCTTTTCTAGTCCATTATATGATTTTGATGTCTCTTATCTagtaaattcattaaaaaaatattatctaaatTGTCTTAATTATGtgcataaattatattttttatattttttattttatcaatatttttttttcaactttgatCCTTGAATAAAAAATCCCAATTAAATAagcaaaaaattataatttatatatgaaattaagataatttagatgataattttttaGATAAATTTACTAAATGAAAGATATCAAAATTGTATAGTAAAACCGGAAGAGACCAGAGATAAGGTACTAGGCTGACCTTGAGATATAGATTGCATCCATACTATTTGAAATCACATCCAATTTGGCATGATCTATCTAGCTAAGTATAACATACAGAGTGATGTTAAACCCACGTTAAGTCCAACATGACACATTAATCTGGATACGATGGTCCAAAGATGTACAGCATTTCCAATCcgataagaaattaaaattatatcaaatATTTGCATCTAGAAAGTTCTACCAAATCTTCGACACTTGGGCTTGGTTCTTCTGAAGGCCCAAATCGAACATGTAGGCCTGCGTAATAGCCCGAGAACCAGTAAAAATTTAAAAGCAAAAAATGatataagtatttttaaaaattgaacccGACGTGAATCGAACACGCAACCTTCTGATCTGGAGTCAGACGCGCTACCATTGCGCCACGGATCCGATATAGCATATTTCGTAAATTATTATTAATAGCCTAAGACCAGTAAAATTTAAAAGCAACAAAAAAATGATAGATAATTTTCAGGATTGAACCCGACGTGAATCGAACACGCAACCTTCTGATCTGGAGTCAGACGCGCTACCATTGCGCCACGGATCCGATATTACAAATTGcgtaaatttttagtaatagcCTTATaactagtaaaaatttaaaagaaaaataaatgatCCGTAATTTTGAGGATTGAATCCGACGTGAATCGAACACGCAACCTTCTGATCTGGAGTCAGACGCGCTACCATTGCGCCACGGATCCGATATCACAAATTGCAAACATTACTTTTATATGTTAAGAACAGAGATGTGCCTCAATTGGGTGAACTAAAATGTTTCATCTTAGTCCATTCAAACTCATTAGCCCAATATTTATTACCATTTGATCTCTTCCTCGTTGCTCCTAActgaaatattataattttattggaGAAAATTTTCAGTAATAATGTTTACTTGTATgttataatactttataaatatcaaaaatagattattattttatgattttaaatATTGTATATCGAAAAGTGCATTGCATGTCAGAAGTCCACCATTCTCTGATTGCACatctcatttgaaaaaaaactaaTCATGCAAGTACGTCATTACTGGAGATTGAATTACAGATGCCTAGGTGATAATTTGAATATCTTATTTCATGTGGCAAAAGTTGAAAACGCTCCCCTAGTGCCCCCGGCAGTCCTCCCCAAGACTAATACGGAAGAGGTAAATTACGATGACTGAGAAGATAAGTGACCTAAATATCCTACTTCGGTACCTAACCTcagaaaaaaatgattaaatattGTAATATTTAAAGTATAATGATCTAATTTatctaaaattattaattaaagttgAGATCTTTGTCGGATAAAAACAATATGTTGCCGGAGGATCAGCCGAGCGGGCGGATCGGCCAAGAGGGCGGATCGGTCGAGAGGGCAGGTCGGCCAAGCAGAGGCAGATCGGCCAAGAGGGCGGGTCGGCCAAGCAGAGGGCGGATCGACCGAGATGGCAAGTCGGCCAAGCAAAGGGCGGATCGGCCTTGCGAGTAGGTCGGCCAAGCAGAGAGCGGATCGGCGGAGCGGAGGGCGGATCGACCGAGATGACAGGTTGGCTAAGCAGAGGGcggatcatccgagcggaaggcggATCGGTCGAGGGGGCAGGTCGGCCAAGGAGAGGGTGGATCAACTAAACTGAGGACGGATCAGCCGAGCGGAGGGCGGATCGGCCAAACAG from Zingiber officinale cultivar Zhangliang chromosome 4A, Zo_v1.1, whole genome shotgun sequence includes the following:
- the LOC121972937 gene encoding uncharacterized protein LOC121972937, with the translated sequence MQLRLQLQTVRKGETSITNYLQHMKSISDNLAVVDQRVPESNLILYILDGLGPEYENLIVSITTRSDMVGIDDLTRLLLTHEYHLEKLHQKDFNSAPTANIAIGTFGCMHRHPFSGHGRTSSSPSGTIQSFSSIGGPSNADASRSGPSSYGPSRPSSFYNPSRSVNPTSNSRGGWNNKGRNGNQ